ATATATATACGTGGAAGAATGATCCGTCACGTATCGTATGTTTATGGGATACACCCTTTTACActaattggaaaaaaaaaattaataataaaattttttttctctagGTTTAATGAATGATCTAATGAACGCTCTGCCTGAAATAGGCATATAAGGTAAACAAACTCCACTTCATTACATTTTTCGTACATTATGACATATACATTCTTGGAAACCTGCTTTTGATATACATGCTTTTGTCCCAGCATGTAGGCCCCACTTCCATTGCGTCTCTTCGGCTGGAACAGTTTCCTAGATATCTAGAGGCAGATTCAGTAAGAACTCGGGCCGTGCCTCAAGAAGAAACGGCACGCGTACCGCACAGAAGATCACGCAGAATGTGTTAGATCTGTTACCACAAAGGGTAAAACTTGAGGGAATGATAGCATGGGACCCAGTTAACTGGAagaacaaaaagaaaagaggAAGGAATATCTATCATACCAGAATACTACGAATACCTGACAAACGTCAGGCAACTGCCTAACAAAGGAAAAATAATGGGCCAATCGGGAGATCGTATCCTATGCCCAGAAACACCTGTAGCTGCCTACAGGGTTGCAGTGGGGTCTTTTTCCTGCTGGCCCATATTTTGTGATTGTATTTACAGAATAATGATGCTAAAGAAGACCATAAAGAATTACATGCAACATTGTAGTGGTATCCGCGGAGTTCTTAGAGCCGGTACCTTGTTTCTCGTTCAAAGACATGAAATGACATTAGTGTTTTTCATTAACTAGTCGAGTAGCAACAAGTAGGTGGCTAAACGGAACAGGGCCTGTACCTTTGCCATCGGCCTATTCCCTTTGAATGACAGTGGACGTTATTGGAACCTCATCTTATTCATTCCCTAACCAGTTCCTCGAGTAGAATAGTTGCCATATCTATACATAGAcgtatatttaatttaccCTTTTCGGATTTTGCTCTTCGACACTTTCTTGACATCAATTAGTTGCCTGATTTTGGTTTCACAATTTGCACATATGCACGGTTGTAGCTTAGAACGTAAGttactttttctttttctttttcgtgttttttttttcttaattttttttcaattttttttttaattaaaacaagAGAATCTACCAAAATAGAGAATGGTTCCTATTAGggtatttaaaatattaatagctCTAGAGGGTCTTAGTCTCTAGCTTTAAGGGTTTTTACAACAGCAACTACAAAGTATAGGGATGAATTATGATATTCTTACCACATGCCCAAGTACCAATCTCTATCTCATCACTCTTAAAGTGCATTTCCCGATACCAGTAATACGCAGCATTTCTTATTTAGATGGCTATAAATACGGAAATAGACGCGGCAGCgatatttctatttataGAGATAGATTCAGAACGATCTTTTCTCTGATtaagatatatatagatatatatcttGATGCgtatatttttagtttttcaTACGGCCCGCTCGTGTAAAGGGAGCTTTTCTTcctttgaataataatatctcCTTGATACCCGTTTGTCTCAAGAAAAAAGGGTAATTAcgatataataatagtataatcacaaatatatttatacgGACAACCTTGACCAATAAATAGAGTGTAATTTGTTATTTGTAAAAAACagtaacaataatatatcaTGATAGTAGATGCAAAGCAATGggttattaaaaatgaaccTACTCCAGGAAAACCTTTCAATTTTGACTTCAAAGATAAATCTTCTACTTTTGAATTGATCACTAAAAAGATTGATACAGATAAGTTGAAAGAAGACGAGATATTGGTCAAAACGCTGTTGCTTTCCAATGATCCGGCTCAGAAAATGTGGATTGCATCTGTCGACAAGAATTATGCAAAGGGCACTTCCAAAGGTGATCAAATCCCTTCTCGTGGTATAGCTAAAGTAatcttttctaaaaatgcaaattatcaaataaatgatattgTGTCAGCTAATGTTAATTGGACAAATTACAATGTAATTTCTGATTTCCAATTTGCCACAAAACTGAATATTTTGCCCAATACAGAATTGTTTTGGTATTTGTCAGTGTTTGGAGGCACGTCATTAACTGcttattttatcttttatagATATGCAGAATTAAAAGAGGTTGAAGCTGATTACGAGAAGACTTATTTGATTTCCGGTGCTGCCGGTGCAGTCGGTTCAGTATGCATTCAATTAGCTCTGAATGTCTTTAAAGCTAAGAAAGTGATTGCAATTGCTGGTGGTAAGGAAAAAGTGGCATTTGTAGAATCATTTGGAGATAGAGTCATTGGTGTGGATTATAAAGATGCCAACTATAAGGAACATTTGTTCAAAGCTGCAGGCGGTGAAAATACTGTGGATATTTTCATTGATAACATTGGAAGTGATACATTGGAGTATGGTACTACACTTTTAAAACCACATGGCTATTTAATCGTTTGTGGTGCTATCAGTGCTTATAACGATCATTCCAAATTTGTTTATAAATCGTATGCATCTATCTTAACAAAGAGATTGACAATAAAAGGATTGCTTTTGATGGACAATAGAGATCAATTCCCCAAagcaattgaaaaattatctcTGTTGATTgaggaaaataaattaagcGTTGATAAGAGTGCTACCATCGTAGATGCGTTAGGtgataaatttgaagatattCCTTTGATTTGGAATGGGCTATTTAATGGTATTAATAAAGGTAAGTTAATTactaaaataaatgatGAATAAAGAATTACCATTTGCAAATCCGACTGCCCCATATAAATAGATATTCATAAGCTGTAATTATTTTGCAATgcatttttataaaaatctaCTTATGAGCTTCAATTATCTGACTCACAGTATCAGTCACACTCTTTTCTATTGGAATAAAATCCCATTCTAATAACTTTCTAGTCATTGTATTATCAATGCTAAAAGGAACATCTCCAGTGTCAAGTTTAATATCCTTAGCCCAAGGTGCAATTTTTCCTTGTAATTGTGGgaattcttcattaatcAAATTACATATTGTCTGTTCACTAAATGCTCCATTAGACattaataatcttttgCCAatcgtttcttttttttgaaaagcTGCTAAATGAGCTTTAGCAATATCACGAACATCAATAAATTCTCCAGGAATTTCTAAACTTAATTGTTCTCTAGGGTtagattttaaaactttattaattatttcacATGATGTATTTAAAGTTTCTTTGACATTTGATTTAAACATCTGTGGCCCAAATACATATACTGGGTTAACTGTGGTT
This DNA window, taken from Henningerozyma blattae CBS 6284 chromosome 3, complete genome, encodes the following:
- the TBLA0C00260 gene encoding uncharacterized protein (similar to Saccharomyces cerevisiae YML131W; ancestral locus Anc_8.0), translated to MIVDAKQWVIKNEPTPGKPFNFDFKDKSSTFELITKKIDTDKLKEDEILVKTLLLSNDPAQKMWIASVDKNYAKGTSKGDQIPSRGIAKVIFSKNANYQINDIVSANVNWTNYNVISDFQFATKLNILPNTELFWYLSVFGGTSLTAYFIFYRYAELKEVEADYEKTYLISGAAGAVGSVCIQLALNVFKAKKVIAIAGGKEKVAFVESFGDRVIGVDYKDANYKEHLFKAAGGENTVDIFIDNIGSDTLEYGTTLLKPHGYLIVCGAISAYNDHSKFVYKSYASILTKRLTIKGLLLMDNRDQFPKAIEKLSLLIEENKLSVDKSATIVDALGDKFEDIPLIWNGLFNGINKGKLITKINDE